A genomic window from Anaerolineae bacterium includes:
- a CDS encoding response regulator, which produces MSKFRILCIEDNPDTQRMLTFVLARAGYDVITADDGPQGIQKARAWRPALILVDMMMPKMSGAETIEKLRQIEAIKDVPILVLSAYKDQALIDEALEAGADDYLIKTVLPDDLTEIIDRCLEIGTVVLTQKTAHIRVRGENKKATAKKEEEKEEEE; this is translated from the coding sequence GTGTCAAAATTTAGAATTCTTTGTATTGAAGATAACCCTGATACGCAACGCATGCTCACCTTTGTTTTGGCCCGGGCCGGCTACGATGTGATTACAGCCGATGACGGGCCGCAAGGTATTCAAAAGGCCCGAGCCTGGCGTCCGGCCCTCATCCTGGTGGATATGATGATGCCCAAGATGAGTGGCGCGGAAACTATTGAAAAACTGCGCCAGATTGAAGCGATTAAAGATGTTCCTATTTTGGTCCTCTCGGCCTACAAAGACCAGGCGCTTATTGATGAGGCCCTGGAAGCCGGCGCCGATGATTATTTAATCAAAACCGTTTTACCCGACGACTTAACCGAGATTATTGACCGGTGTTTAGAGATAGGAACAGTCGTATTAACTCAAAAAACCGCCCATATTAGAGTTAGGGGAGAAAACAAAAAAGCAACCGCAAAAAAAGAAGAAGAAAAAGAAGAAGAAGAGTGA